Proteins from one Xenopus tropicalis strain Nigerian chromosome 1, UCB_Xtro_10.0, whole genome shotgun sequence genomic window:
- the isl1 gene encoding insulin gene enhancer protein ISL-1 — MGDMGDPPKKKRLISLCVGCGNQIHDQYILRVSPDLEWHAACLKCAECSQYLDETCTCFVRDGKTYCKRDYIRYSNGHLRRSLCHGSAAAWRSLSTILCFYFSFFSFILSSFILFLLGARCALPTGSLFIFGKLL, encoded by the exons ATGGGAGACATGGGAGACCCACCAAAAA AAAAGCGCCTGATTTCCCTGTGTGTTGGATGCGGGAATCAGATCCACGACCAATATATACTGAGGGTTTCCCCGGACCTGGAGTGGCATGCAGCCTGCCTGAAGTGCGCAGAGTGTAGCCAGTACCTGGATGAGACCTGCACTTGCTTTGTCAGGGATGGCAAAACCTACTGTAAAAGGGACTATATCAGGTACAGCAATGGGCACCTTCGCAGATCCTTGTGCCACGGTTCGGCCGCTGCATGGAGATCTTTATCCACCATTCTGtgcttttattttagttttttttcatttattttatcctCTTTCATTTTATTCCTGTTGGGAGCTCGTTGTGCTCTGCCCACAGGATCGTTGTTTATTTTTGGGAAACTGCTTTAG